One window of the Brevundimonas goettingensis genome contains the following:
- the timA gene encoding TIM44-related membrane protein TimA: MPVQFQILLFAGIAVFVLFQLYNVLGKRVGRQPQDDARAPVLPAAETAPARPALDAQTLAAISGLRARDPQFDPQKFLDGSRQAYETIVRGYASGDRAALRPLLAPAVMESFEHGIAARETRGETEQVEFLHAPRADLESATAEGDKAIAKVRFLSELRSKIIPPEGEATPGAPGEPRIEERRTAEHWTFERTLGAADPNWVLARVEPATA; encoded by the coding sequence TTGCCGGTCCAGTTCCAGATCTTGCTCTTCGCGGGCATCGCCGTCTTCGTCCTGTTCCAGCTCTATAATGTGCTGGGCAAGCGGGTCGGCCGTCAGCCGCAGGATGATGCGCGCGCCCCCGTCCTGCCCGCCGCCGAAACCGCTCCGGCCCGCCCGGCCCTGGACGCCCAGACCCTGGCGGCCATATCGGGGCTGCGCGCCCGCGATCCGCAGTTCGACCCGCAGAAATTCCTCGACGGTTCGCGTCAGGCCTATGAGACCATCGTGCGCGGCTATGCCTCGGGCGACCGGGCCGCGCTGAGGCCCCTGCTGGCCCCGGCCGTGATGGAATCCTTCGAGCACGGCATCGCCGCGCGCGAGACCCGGGGTGAAACCGAACAGGTCGAGTTCCTGCACGCCCCGCGCGCCGATCTGGAAAGCGCCACCGCCGAGGGCGACAAGGCCATCGCCAAGGTCCGCTTCCTGTCCGAGCTGCGCAGCAAGATCATTCCGCCGGAAGGCGAGGCCACCCCGGGCGCGCCCGGCGAACCCCGTATCGAGGAACGCCGCACGGCCGAACACTGGACGTTCGAGCGCACCCTGGGCGCCGCCGATCCCAACTGGGTTCTGGCCCGGGTCGAGCCGGCCACCGCCTGA
- a CDS encoding Maf family protein yields MSIPDALSPSGLLERERLILASRSAARRAMLTDAGVTFGLEDAGVDEEAIKVAMKDASADALAIELACAKALAVSRRDPDVWVLGADQTLAFDGGLVSKAKSLDEAKARLKSMRGKSHQLHSGAAIATKGQVVWSGVDTVQMKMRDFSNAFLDAYLAAEGDELLACVGSYRLEGLGSQLFEAVEGDYFTVLGLPLWPVLAELRRAGVIAS; encoded by the coding sequence ATGAGCATTCCTGATGCGCTATCGCCCTCCGGGCTACTTGAGCGCGAGCGCCTGATCCTCGCGTCCCGCAGCGCCGCGCGCCGGGCCATGCTGACGGATGCCGGCGTGACCTTCGGTCTGGAGGACGCGGGCGTCGACGAGGAAGCGATCAAGGTCGCCATGAAGGACGCGAGCGCCGACGCACTGGCTATCGAATTGGCCTGCGCCAAGGCCCTGGCCGTGTCGCGCCGGGATCCGGACGTCTGGGTCCTGGGCGCCGACCAGACCCTGGCCTTCGACGGTGGGCTGGTTTCCAAGGCGAAGTCGCTGGACGAGGCGAAGGCCCGGCTGAAATCCATGCGTGGGAAATCGCACCAGCTGCATTCGGGCGCGGCCATCGCGACAAAGGGTCAGGTGGTCTGGTCGGGCGTGGATACGGTCCAGATGAAGATGCGCGACTTCTCCAACGCCTTCCTCGACGCCTATCTGGCCGCCGAGGGCGATGAGCTTCTGGCCTGCGTCGGCTCCTACCGGCTGGAGGGGCTGGGGTCCCAGCTGTTCGAGGCGGTGGAGGGCGACTATTTCACCGTGCTGGGCCTGCCGCTGTGGCCGGTCCTCGCCGAACTGCGCCGCGCGGGAGTGATCGCCTCGTGA
- the coaE gene encoding dephospho-CoA kinase (Dephospho-CoA kinase (CoaE) performs the final step in coenzyme A biosynthesis.), whose amino-acid sequence MILLGLTGSIGMGKSTTAQMFADEGAVVWNADEAVHRLYSPGGGAVEPVGEAFPGVVIDGAVDRTRLAEALGRDDAAFKRLEAIVHPLVAAGRAGELAEAAERGVKLAVLDIPLLFEGSGQKSFHAVVVVTASPEVQAERVLSRPGMTRERFEAILERQVPDAEKRKLADFIVETDRGLEAARDQVKAIVAAVLDPDWVSPRS is encoded by the coding sequence GTGATCCTGCTGGGCCTGACCGGCTCCATCGGCATGGGCAAGTCGACGACGGCGCAGATGTTCGCCGACGAGGGCGCGGTGGTCTGGAACGCCGACGAGGCCGTGCACCGGCTCTATTCGCCTGGCGGGGGGGCGGTCGAACCGGTCGGCGAGGCCTTTCCGGGCGTGGTCATCGACGGCGCCGTCGACCGGACCCGGCTGGCCGAGGCTCTGGGCCGCGACGATGCGGCTTTCAAACGTCTGGAGGCCATCGTCCATCCCCTGGTCGCCGCCGGCCGGGCGGGCGAGCTGGCCGAGGCGGCGGAGCGTGGGGTCAAGCTGGCGGTGCTGGACATCCCCCTGCTGTTCGAGGGCAGCGGACAGAAATCCTTCCATGCGGTGGTCGTGGTCACCGCGAGCCCGGAGGTTCAGGCCGAACGGGTCCTGTCCCGACCCGGCATGACCCGCGAACGCTTCGAGGCCATTCTGGAGCGTCAGGTCCCCGACGCCGAAAAGCGCAAACTGGCCGACTTCATCGTCGAGACCGACCGCGGGCTGGAGGCGGCGCGCGATCAGGTGAAGGCGATCGTGGCGGCAGTGCTCGATCCAGACTGGGTTTCTCCCCGGTCCTGA
- a CDS encoding shikimate dehydrogenase family protein, whose product MSSSVSGQTISGAAKVGGIAGNPIGHSLSPVIHNAWIAAAGMDAAYVPFAPADEAGFAALVAAGRAGLLMGINVTAPFKEQAFALADSASGAAKGSGSANVLVFRDGQVACDSTDGFGMMWAISDQAPGLTVKDRPVVILGAGGAARAAAGTLIGEGAQVRILNRSRDRAEALAADLGSSVTVVDEDEAFDGAVLVINALSIKPALDLARLAPETAVMDMTYRPVDTEFLLAARARGLRTVDGLGMLIGQAGPSFRAIFGVEPPALPLRPLLLAAIEAQK is encoded by the coding sequence GTGAGTTCTTCCGTTTCTGGGCAGACCATTTCGGGCGCCGCGAAGGTCGGCGGCATCGCCGGCAATCCCATCGGCCATTCGCTGAGCCCGGTCATCCACAACGCCTGGATCGCCGCCGCCGGCATGGACGCCGCCTATGTGCCATTCGCCCCCGCCGACGAGGCCGGGTTCGCGGCTTTGGTCGCGGCCGGCCGCGCGGGCCTGTTGATGGGGATCAATGTCACCGCCCCCTTCAAGGAACAGGCCTTCGCCCTGGCGGACAGCGCCAGCGGGGCGGCGAAGGGTTCGGGCTCGGCCAATGTTCTGGTCTTCCGTGACGGCCAGGTCGCCTGCGACAGCACCGACGGCTTCGGCATGATGTGGGCGATCTCCGATCAGGCCCCGGGCCTGACGGTCAAGGACCGGCCGGTGGTCATCCTCGGCGCCGGAGGCGCGGCCCGGGCCGCGGCGGGGACCCTGATCGGCGAGGGGGCGCAGGTTCGGATCCTCAATCGGTCACGCGACCGGGCCGAGGCCCTGGCCGCCGATCTGGGGTCGTCAGTGACGGTTGTGGATGAGGACGAGGCCTTTGACGGCGCTGTTCTGGTCATCAATGCGCTCAGCATCAAGCCGGCGCTGGATCTGGCCCGGCTGGCGCCCGAGACGGCGGTGATGGACATGACCTATCGCCCCGTGGACACCGAATTTCTTCTGGCCGCGCGGGCCCGGGGCCTGCGGACCGTCGACGGTCTGGGGATGCTGATCGGTCAGGCCGGACCGTCGTTCAGGGCCATCTTCGGCGTCGAACCCCCTGCCCTGCCGCTGCGCCCCCTGCTGCTGGCGGCGATCGAGGCGCAAAAGTGA
- the secB gene encoding protein-export chaperone SecB, which produces MTDVSTTAAEAPQTQDGAPPNGGFRILAQYVRDLSFENPKAPDSLRIEGKPGIDMGVELNAQGRPDGLFEVDMKLSVKASTDAMTVFNVELLYGGLFQLNNVAPADIEPLLLIECPRYLFPFAREIIARATADGGFYPPFMMDPIDFVAIYMARQQQMAANADAGTGQA; this is translated from the coding sequence ATGACCGACGTTTCGACCACCGCCGCCGAGGCTCCGCAAACCCAGGACGGCGCCCCGCCCAACGGCGGCTTCCGCATCCTGGCCCAGTACGTCCGCGACCTGTCGTTCGAGAACCCCAAGGCGCCCGACAGCCTGCGTATCGAGGGCAAGCCGGGCATCGACATGGGCGTCGAGCTGAACGCCCAGGGTCGTCCCGACGGCCTGTTCGAAGTCGACATGAAGCTGTCGGTCAAGGCCTCGACCGACGCCATGACCGTGTTCAACGTCGAACTGCTGTACGGCGGCCTGTTCCAGCTGAACAATGTCGCCCCGGCCGACATCGAGCCCCTGCTGCTGATCGAATGCCCGCGCTACCTGTTCCCGTTCGCGCGCGAGATCATCGCCCGCGCCACGGCCGACGGCGGCTTCTACCCGCCCTTCATGATGGACCCGATCGACTTCGTGGCCATCTATATGGCTCGCCAGCAGCAGATGGCCGCCAACGCCGACGCCGGAACCGGCCAGGCCTGA
- the dnaQ gene encoding DNA polymerase III subunit epsilon, which yields MAREIVLDTETTGFDPRTGDRLIEVGCIEIMDLLPTGRTFHRYCNPERLIPEDAIRVHGITDEKVKDAPKFAEIVADLIEFIGDAPVIAHNAQFDRNFIDHEYGRCGSPLLPADRWIDTLQLAQKRWPGMPNSLDALCKRYKVSLADRSFHGALIDARLLAEVYLELRGGKERVLDLTSRKGAEQAAAFAAAGGHGARPRSLAPRSTPAEHEAHLAFLTATLKDRSLWQGYGITVEADMEKASAG from the coding sequence ATGGCCCGCGAAATCGTTCTCGATACTGAAACCACCGGCTTCGACCCGCGCACGGGCGACCGGCTGATCGAGGTCGGCTGTATCGAGATCATGGACCTTCTGCCGACGGGCCGGACCTTCCACCGCTACTGCAATCCCGAGCGGCTGATCCCCGAGGACGCCATCCGGGTGCACGGCATCACCGATGAGAAGGTCAAGGACGCGCCGAAATTCGCCGAGATCGTCGCCGACCTTATCGAATTCATCGGCGACGCCCCGGTCATCGCCCACAACGCCCAGTTCGACCGCAACTTCATCGACCATGAGTACGGCCGCTGCGGCTCGCCCCTGCTGCCCGCCGACCGGTGGATCGATACGCTTCAGCTGGCCCAGAAACGCTGGCCGGGGATGCCCAACTCGCTGGACGCCCTGTGCAAACGCTACAAGGTCTCGCTGGCCGACCGTTCGTTCCACGGCGCCCTGATCGACGCCCGCCTGCTGGCCGAGGTCTATCTGGAGCTGCGCGGCGGCAAGGAGCGAGTGCTGGACCTGACCAGCCGCAAGGGCGCCGAACAGGCGGCCGCCTTCGCCGCCGCGGGCGGCCACGGCGCCCGGCCGCGTTCCCTGGCCCCGCGCTCGACCCCGGCCGAGCATGAGGCCCATCTGGCCTTCCTGACCGCCACCCTGAAGGACCGCTCCCTGTGGCAGGGCTATGGGATCACCGTCGAAGCAGACATGGAAAAGGCGTCCGCCGGCTGA